One region of Olleya sp. Hel_I_94 genomic DNA includes:
- a CDS encoding DinB family protein has protein sequence MDFTFDVTLKNRAIFKQFLETFTLEQLNKVPSGYSNNIFWNIAHTVVTQQLLVYKFSGLPMVVSDALVEAYKKGTKTERAVSQAEVDEIKDLLFSTIEKTEEDYKNGVFKSYQEYTVSTKSTLKSAADAIVFNSFHEGIHLGYILALKKNI, from the coding sequence ATGGACTTTACATTTGATGTTACGCTAAAAAACAGAGCAATTTTTAAACAATTTTTAGAGACTTTTACACTTGAGCAATTAAATAAAGTGCCTAGTGGTTATAGTAATAATATTTTTTGGAACATTGCGCATACTGTTGTAACGCAACAGTTGCTAGTGTATAAGTTTTCTGGGTTACCTATGGTTGTTAGTGATGCACTTGTTGAGGCATACAAAAAAGGAACAAAAACAGAACGAGCGGTTAGTCAAGCTGAGGTTGATGAAATAAAGGATTTACTATTTAGTACTATTGAAAAAACTGAGGAAGATTATAAAAACGGAGTCTTTAAATCTTATCAAGAATATACTGTGTCTACAAAAAGTACTTTAAAAAGTGCAGCTGATGCTATCGTGTTTAATAGCTTTCATGAAGGAATCCACTTGGGTTATATCCTAGCGCTTAAAAAAAATATTTAA
- a CDS encoding acyl-CoA thioesterase, translated as MYKKDFEIRWSDIDANRHLANSAYINFMSHTRTAFLQDHGFSLMALSKAGIGPVVFHEHVHYFKEAFLGQPITVSLEVSGLSEDGMFFKFDHNFYNSKGQNLAFCEISGAWIDLHTRKLTGLSEDLLEMANKFPRTADFAILTKEDMRKHGRLPKDLVL; from the coding sequence ATGTATAAAAAAGATTTTGAAATTAGATGGAGTGATATTGATGCTAATAGACATTTAGCAAACTCGGCTTACATTAATTTTATGTCGCATACCAGAACCGCTTTTTTACAAGATCATGGGTTTTCTTTAATGGCTTTAAGTAAAGCTGGTATTGGTCCTGTGGTGTTCCATGAGCATGTTCATTATTTTAAAGAAGCGTTTTTAGGACAGCCAATTACGGTTAGTTTAGAGGTGTCAGGATTAAGTGAAGATGGTATGTTTTTTAAATTTGACCATAATTTTTACAATAGTAAAGGACAAAATTTAGCGTTTTGCGAAATCTCGGGAGCTTGGATAGATTTACATACCAGAAAGCTTACTGGCTTATCTGAAGACTTATTAGAAATGGCTAATAAATTTCCTAGAACAGCAGACTTTGCCATATTGACTAAAGAAGACATGCGTAAGCATGGACGTTTACCTAAGGATTTAGTACTTTAG
- a CDS encoding DMT family transporter, whose amino-acid sequence MKTRYWALLAAFMVQVLYGLNYTFAKDVMVGGFIKPFGFIVLRVGGAAILFWLFSSLGPKEKIERKDFLTLIYAAFFGVATNMLLFFKGLALTTPIHASVIMIISPIIVLLLSSFYLEEKITKIKILGVLFGFAGATILTVYGKSASPGDNVFLGNIMILLNAISYSIYIIIIKKLTYRYHPFTFIRWLFLIGFFMVLPFGFNDILAINTTTFTPYIWFSVVFVIIGATFGTYLLNPLALRHLRASTVTVFIYLQPLIAGIYAVIAGSDAVTIVKLTASSLIFFGVYLVTKKPKVLNP is encoded by the coding sequence ATGAAAACTAGGTATTGGGCTTTATTAGCAGCATTTATGGTCCAAGTACTTTACGGACTAAACTACACCTTTGCTAAAGACGTTATGGTTGGTGGTTTTATAAAACCATTTGGCTTTATTGTACTGCGTGTTGGTGGCGCAGCAATATTATTCTGGCTATTTAGTAGCTTAGGACCAAAAGAAAAAATAGAACGAAAAGATTTTTTAACCCTAATCTATGCAGCCTTTTTTGGAGTGGCAACAAATATGCTTTTATTTTTTAAAGGATTAGCATTAACCACACCAATACACGCTTCTGTAATAATGATAATAAGCCCTATTATCGTATTATTACTATCTTCATTTTACTTAGAAGAAAAAATTACAAAAATCAAAATATTAGGTGTTCTTTTTGGATTTGCAGGCGCAACAATACTTACCGTCTATGGTAAATCCGCAAGTCCAGGAGATAATGTCTTTTTAGGAAATATCATGATATTACTAAATGCTATTTCTTATAGTATATACATTATAATAATTAAAAAACTAACCTATCGCTACCATCCATTTACATTTATAAGATGGTTATTTTTAATTGGCTTTTTTATGGTTTTACCTTTTGGGTTTAATGATATTCTAGCCATAAATACAACGACCTTTACACCATACATATGGTTTTCTGTAGTGTTTGTAATAATAGGTGCAACCTTTGGCACTTACTTACTTAATCCCTTAGCATTAAGACACCTTAGAGCCTCTACTGTCACTGTGTTTATATACTTACAACCATTAATTGCTGGTATATATGCAGTAATAGCAGGTAGTGACGCAGTTACAATAGTTAAACTAACAGCGTCATCTTTAATATTCTTTGGCGTGTATTTGGTAACTAAAAAACCTAAAGTACTAAATCCTTAG
- the gmk gene encoding guanylate kinase: protein MTKNTKKQGKLIVFSAPSGSGKTTIVRHLLKQDHLNLAFSISATSREKRGTEEHAKDYYFLSAKDFKQHIKDDDFLEWEEVYRDNFYGTLKTEVERIWALGKNVIFDIDVSGGLRIKRKFPEQTIAIFVKPPSIDELKIRLKKRKTESDDKINMRISKASAELATAPLFDVIIENDNLEKALTEAEHLVSDFINK, encoded by the coding sequence TTGACTAAAAACACTAAAAAACAAGGTAAACTAATCGTATTTTCAGCACCTTCGGGATCCGGAAAAACAACCATTGTTAGACATTTACTAAAGCAAGACCATTTAAATTTAGCCTTTTCAATATCTGCAACCTCTAGAGAAAAACGTGGTACGGAAGAGCATGCCAAGGATTACTATTTTTTATCTGCTAAAGATTTTAAACAACACATAAAGGACGACGATTTTTTAGAGTGGGAAGAGGTATACAGAGACAACTTTTATGGCACTTTAAAAACCGAAGTCGAGCGCATTTGGGCTTTAGGCAAAAATGTGATTTTTGATATAGATGTGTCTGGTGGCTTACGTATAAAACGTAAATTTCCGGAACAAACCATCGCTATTTTTGTAAAGCCACCAAGTATTGACGAGCTTAAAATACGTTTAAAAAAACGTAAGACAGAAAGTGACGACAAAATTAATATGCGCATTAGTAAAGCCAGTGCAGAGCTAGCTACAGCACCTTTATTTGATGTTATTATAGAAAATGATAATCTTGAAAAAGCGCTAACCGAAGCAGAGCATTTAGTTAGTGATTTTATAAATAAATAA
- a CDS encoding OsmC family protein → MKTHNYNTTVTWTGNLGQGTTNYKSYNRNHTIANPNKSQTILASADPTFLGDDTRYNPEELLLSSISSCHMLWYLHLCATNNIIVTDYIDYAEGIMQENKDGSGQFTSVTLHPKVTVADASMITKANQLHHKANTMCFIARSCNFPIIHNAFAEASPCKD, encoded by the coding sequence ATGAAAACACACAACTATAACACAACCGTTACATGGACAGGAAATCTTGGTCAAGGGACAACTAATTACAAAAGCTATAATCGCAATCATACCATAGCAAACCCTAATAAATCGCAAACTATACTAGCAAGTGCTGACCCTACCTTTTTAGGCGATGACACACGTTATAATCCAGAAGAGTTACTACTATCATCCATCTCATCATGCCACATGCTATGGTACTTACACCTGTGTGCAACCAACAATATAATAGTTACAGATTACATAGACTATGCAGAAGGCATAATGCAAGAAAACAAAGATGGAAGTGGTCAATTTACCAGCGTTACACTACACCCAAAAGTCACAGTTGCAGACGCAAGCATGATTACTAAAGCCAACCAATTACATCATAAAGCCAATACCATGTGCTTTATAGCACGCTCATGTAATTTTCCAATTATACATAACGCTTTCGCGGAAGCTTCGCCTTGCAAGGACTAG
- a CDS encoding YicC/YloC family endoribonuclease: MIYSMTGYGKSVLQLPTKKITIELKSLNSKNLDLNARMPSIYREKELDLRKLMAKQLERGKVDFSIYVETTADDTSTQINAPVVKQYIEQLKAVYNDGNEIELLKMAVRFPDALNTVREEIDNTEWKQIEAEINVALDSLKDYRLNEGKVLEQDFNDRIKNIADLLQQVIAMDPDRVEGVKERLRKGVEELKEKYDENRFEQELVYYIEKFDITEEKVRLDNHLNYFIESINSVDSNGKKLGFIAQEIGREINTIGSKSNYAPMQQLVVQMKDELEKIKEQLLNVL; encoded by the coding sequence ATGATATATTCAATGACAGGTTATGGTAAATCTGTATTACAATTACCAACAAAAAAAATAACTATCGAGTTAAAATCGCTTAATAGCAAAAACCTAGATTTAAACGCTAGAATGCCTTCAATTTACAGAGAGAAAGAGCTAGACTTACGTAAACTAATGGCTAAGCAATTAGAACGTGGTAAGGTTGACTTTTCTATATACGTCGAAACCACTGCAGATGACACCTCAACACAAATTAATGCTCCTGTTGTTAAGCAATATATAGAGCAATTAAAAGCAGTTTATAATGATGGTAATGAGATTGAGTTACTTAAAATGGCTGTGCGTTTTCCTGATGCTTTAAATACTGTTAGAGAAGAAATTGATAACACTGAGTGGAAACAAATTGAAGCTGAAATTAATGTCGCTTTAGATAGCTTAAAAGACTACAGACTTAACGAAGGTAAAGTGTTAGAGCAAGACTTTAACGACCGTATTAAAAACATTGCAGATTTATTACAACAAGTTATTGCAATGGATCCAGATCGCGTTGAAGGTGTTAAAGAACGTCTACGTAAAGGGGTTGAAGAGCTTAAAGAAAAATATGACGAAAACCGTTTTGAACAAGAACTGGTGTACTACATTGAAAAATTTGATATTACTGAAGAAAAAGTACGTCTAGACAACCACTTAAATTACTTTATAGAAAGTATAAACAGTGTAGACTCTAACGGAAAAAAACTAGGTTTTATCGCTCAAGAAATTGGTAGAGAAATCAATACCATTGGATCAAAAAGTAATTACGCACCTATGCAGCAATTAGTTGTGCAAATGAAGGACGAATTAGAAAAAATTAAAGAACAATTACTTAATGTTCTTTAA
- a CDS encoding arsenate reductase family protein yields MKKVYYLKTCSTCLRILKELNLPSDFELQDIKANPLTVKQVEDLAALSGSYEALFSKRAKLYKEMGLKDQNLTEKDYKHYLLEHYTFLSRPVVVIDQTIFIGNSKKTTASTKLALNEN; encoded by the coding sequence ATGAAAAAAGTATACTACCTTAAAACCTGCAGTACTTGCTTACGTATTTTAAAAGAGCTTAATCTACCATCAGATTTTGAATTACAAGATATAAAAGCAAACCCTTTAACCGTAAAACAAGTTGAAGATTTAGCAGCATTATCAGGTAGTTACGAAGCCTTATTTAGCAAACGTGCTAAATTATACAAGGAAATGGGACTTAAAGATCAAAACCTAACCGAAAAAGATTACAAACACTACCTACTAGAACACTACACCTTTTTAAGTCGACCAGTTGTAGTTATTGATCAGACTATATTTATTGGTAATTCTAAAAAAACCACAGCATCGACCAAATTAGCACTCAATGAAAACTAG